A single Vibrio sp. YMD68 DNA region contains:
- the dksA gene encoding RNA polymerase-binding protein DksA, whose amino-acid sequence MPELKKKAIGILAIAGVEPYQSKPGEEYMSPDQVAHFTKILAAWRNQLRVEVDRTVHHMQDEAANFPDPVDRASQEEEFSLELRNRDRERRLIKKIEKTLNKIEEDDFGFCESCGVEIGIRRLEARPTADLCIDCKTLSEIKEKQMQG is encoded by the coding sequence ATGCCAGAATTAAAGAAAAAAGCGATAGGCATCCTAGCCATTGCAGGGGTTGAGCCATACCAATCAAAGCCGGGTGAAGAATACATGTCACCTGATCAGGTCGCTCATTTTACAAAAATTTTAGCCGCATGGCGCAACCAACTGAGAGTTGAAGTTGATCGTACTGTTCACCACATGCAAGACGAAGCAGCCAACTTCCCAGATCCCGTTGACCGTGCATCTCAAGAAGAAGAATTCAGCTTAGAACTTCGTAATCGAGACCGTGAACGTCGTTTGATCAAGAAGATCGAGAAAACACTCAACAAGATCGAAGAAGACGATTTTGGTTTTTGCGAATCTTGTGGCGTGGAAATCGGTATACGCCGCTTAGAAGCGCGCCCAACGGCTGATCTTTGTATCGACTGTAAAACACTGTCTGAGATTAAAGAAAAACAGATGCAAGGTTAA
- a CDS encoding patatin-like phospholipase family protein, with protein MDGDKQHERPKIALVLAGGGAKGAAHIGALKALEELRIPVDMITGTSMGAYIGGLYASGMSASEIESLIYSVDWNTGYRDRVDRSQRRIRDKEYEDRYQINTDLGLRWGEIRAPRGVVQGQNMLRILRETSGNLPKLDSFDDLVIPYRSVATDIIDLEPVIISEGYLVDAMMASMSVPGVLPPYEIDGQLLVDGGVTNNMPVDVARDLGADIVIAIDISSDYLNEEDFSSFLTVADQLSNYLVRRSTMLQQETLTDKDIFLQPDVGKMQTTEFDKMPGAYKEGYKVAMEKSSRLSHLALSSSEYQAYIEKKQTARKKLPYGDEISVEQIVINNNTHYSEALLRSRLGLEEGKALSTEELEQSVQDLYALDRFELITYQYEKDELGNDLLVMDVNSKSWGPNYVNFRFFLEDDFTTDSQYSLGVSSNFTDLNSEGAELLLNLEMGTDKLIGAELYSPFMSSQKIFTTLGGSYSNDKRNMPSNGIHDPTLSASENYLPVTYREWTGELAIGYQEALWREFKLGLRYIQGYAELSTLPSCGDFNFTRQGVFTGYRYDTLDDFSLPRSGIYADIEYWVSQDEVRGQERCFASSANHAEDTVDDIRAKFIGAYTYDRHTLVANMDLGLTKSQSMVLPVDPKEIGGFLKLSGIPRDSLIGQNIAFTSLVYRYRWFDNDFGLFSSPFYVGSSIEYGGVWSDPNIKIQDAPLYQAASVFVGVDSPIGPIMFGYGFTEEQFNSVYLIIGTTFK; from the coding sequence ATTGATGGTGATAAACAGCATGAACGACCTAAAATCGCACTTGTCTTAGCGGGTGGAGGTGCGAAAGGTGCGGCTCACATTGGTGCATTAAAAGCGCTTGAAGAGCTTAGAATCCCGGTTGATATGATTACGGGCACCAGCATGGGGGCGTATATCGGAGGTTTGTATGCTTCTGGTATGAGTGCGAGTGAAATTGAAAGTTTAATCTATTCAGTTGATTGGAATACGGGCTATCGAGATCGTGTTGATCGAAGCCAAAGACGTATCCGAGATAAAGAATACGAAGACCGTTATCAAATTAATACCGACCTTGGCCTACGTTGGGGGGAGATTCGAGCGCCGAGAGGCGTGGTGCAAGGGCAAAATATGCTGCGTATTTTGCGAGAAACATCGGGTAATTTGCCCAAGCTCGATTCGTTTGATGACCTCGTTATTCCTTACCGCTCGGTGGCAACGGATATTATCGATTTAGAGCCTGTTATCATTAGTGAAGGGTACCTGGTTGATGCGATGATGGCCAGTATGTCTGTGCCAGGTGTTCTTCCTCCTTATGAAATTGACGGTCAGTTGCTGGTGGATGGCGGTGTGACCAATAACATGCCTGTTGATGTAGCCAGAGATCTTGGCGCCGATATTGTGATTGCCATTGATATTAGCAGTGACTATTTAAATGAAGAGGATTTCAGTTCATTTTTAACCGTGGCAGATCAACTTTCTAACTACTTAGTGCGTCGCAGTACTATGTTGCAGCAAGAAACGTTGACCGATAAAGACATCTTCCTTCAGCCTGACGTGGGTAAAATGCAAACGACGGAATTTGATAAAATGCCGGGCGCTTATAAAGAGGGGTATAAAGTGGCGATGGAGAAATCGTCAAGGCTGTCCCACCTAGCCCTATCAAGTAGCGAATATCAAGCCTACATCGAAAAGAAACAAACGGCGCGTAAAAAATTACCGTATGGAGATGAAATTTCTGTCGAGCAGATCGTCATCAACAATAATACCCATTATAGCGAAGCGCTATTACGTTCGCGTCTTGGTTTAGAAGAAGGGAAAGCGTTAAGTACGGAAGAGCTTGAGCAGAGTGTCCAAGACCTTTATGCGTTAGATCGGTTTGAATTGATCACCTATCAATACGAAAAAGATGAACTCGGTAACGATCTATTGGTTATGGATGTCAATTCGAAAAGTTGGGGGCCAAACTACGTTAACTTTCGCTTCTTCTTAGAAGATGATTTCACCACCGATAGCCAGTATTCATTGGGGGTATCGAGCAACTTTACTGATCTTAACTCAGAGGGTGCAGAACTTTTGCTCAACCTTGAAATGGGCACTGATAAACTGATAGGCGCTGAGCTGTATTCGCCGTTTATGTCTAGCCAGAAAATCTTTACAACGTTAGGGGGGAGTTACAGCAACGACAAGCGTAATATGCCAAGTAATGGAATTCATGATCCGACGTTAAGCGCATCCGAAAATTACCTGCCAGTGACTTATCGGGAATGGACAGGAGAGCTGGCTATCGGGTATCAAGAAGCCTTGTGGCGAGAGTTTAAGTTAGGCTTACGCTACATACAAGGCTATGCCGAATTATCAACCTTGCCGTCATGCGGTGATTTTAACTTTACCCGGCAAGGTGTTTTTACGGGTTATCGCTATGATACGTTAGATGATTTTAGTCTACCTCGCTCTGGTATCTATGCGGATATTGAGTATTGGGTCTCTCAAGATGAAGTAAGAGGGCAGGAGCGGTGTTTTGCTAGTTCTGCTAACCACGCAGAAGATACTGTTGACGACATTCGTGCAAAATTCATAGGGGCTTATACCTATGATCGTCATACTTTAGTCGCGAATATGGATCTGGGGTTAACCAAGAGTCAGAGTATGGTGTTGCCTGTCGATCCGAAAGAAATTGGAGGCTTTCTCAAGCTGTCTGGCATCCCAAGAGACAGTTTGATTGGGCAAAATATCGCTTTCACCAGTTTAGTCTATCGATACCGTTGGTTTGATAATGATTTTGGTTTGTTTAGCTCCCCATTTTATGTGGGTAGCTCCATTGAGTATGGTGGGGTATGGTCTGATCCTAATATTAAGATTCAAGATGCGCCTTTGTATCAAGCGGCTTCTGTCTTTGTTGGCGTTGACTCCCCCATTGGACCTATTATGTTTGGTTATGGGTTCACAGAAGAACAATTCAATTCCGTATATTTAATTATTGGAACCACATTTAAGTAG
- the hrpB gene encoding ATP-dependent helicase HrpB, which yields MVPSLHHKASPLSSPIPLPIESVIPELLSGLQSHNQLILKAAPGAGKSTFFPLQLIKAGVFSGKIIMLEPRRLAARNIAGYLAQQLGEKVGERVGYRVRGETKVSRETQLEIVTEGIMTRMLQSDPELSGIDLLIFDEFHERSIHADTALALSLEVQDALRDDLHIVVMSATLDQNALTTLLPQAKYVESHGRSFPVEYRYHDLKPHDYLIPTVVKQIQHLMATEQGSLLVFLPGVSAIKQVAEKLSDLASDVSLFPLYGQLTFSEQQKAIAPLSGNLRKVVLATNIAETSLTIEGIRLVLDCGLERVAKFDLKTGITKLEQVRIAQSSAEQRAGRAGRLEPGICVRLYSEGHLNQQPAVPVAEIMHSDLCPLAMELAQWGAYEANELKWLDAPPDVALAQARQLLVSLDLMNDQRQLTALGKQAHQFGLEPRMASMLVKSLQCDEALFQTAIAVAALIEEPERNTVDLQDSLYRLKQGSHQKARTILKRAEQLAAKCQQRFSLPRVEERFVAIALSLAFPDRVAQARTIGSGKFVLANGHGAEVDQAHSLSDSEYLVAIDLMRSQHNASRIFLAVELDIRLLQQQFPSMFVTQEVVEWNENKGRLIGEEQVKLVNLVITRQSLTQLDKQKMTEALLGYVKQKGLSVLNWSQSANDLLVRIRCGAAWLPDLSWPEMDEASLLKELDVWLAPYMVGVTSLKGLKGIDLVPVLLARLGWPLSKEIDQYLPVSHQLPTGTKKRIRYEVGCEPILSVRMQEIFGEHDSPVIANGQKKIVLELLSPAQRPLQVTQDLASFWAGSYKEVQKEMKGRYPKHVWPDDPANHVATRKTKRHFN from the coding sequence ATGGTGCCCTCATTACATCATAAGGCGTCTCCATTGTCTTCACCGATTCCATTACCGATAGAAAGTGTGATCCCGGAATTGCTTTCAGGCCTTCAATCACACAATCAATTGATTCTTAAAGCGGCCCCTGGCGCGGGTAAATCCACGTTTTTCCCACTGCAATTAATCAAAGCAGGGGTGTTTTCGGGCAAAATCATCATGCTTGAACCTCGGCGGCTTGCGGCAAGAAATATTGCAGGCTATCTGGCGCAGCAATTGGGGGAAAAGGTCGGTGAGCGGGTCGGGTATCGTGTACGCGGGGAAACGAAAGTAAGCCGTGAGACTCAGCTGGAAATCGTGACGGAAGGGATCATGACTCGGATGTTGCAATCGGACCCTGAACTTTCTGGTATCGATTTACTTATATTCGATGAATTTCACGAGCGAAGTATTCATGCTGATACAGCATTGGCCTTGAGCCTTGAGGTGCAAGATGCGTTAAGGGATGACCTTCATATTGTGGTGATGTCAGCAACGCTCGATCAAAACGCGTTAACCACTCTGCTTCCTCAGGCGAAATATGTGGAGTCGCATGGGCGAAGTTTTCCTGTTGAATATCGTTATCATGATTTAAAACCCCACGATTACCTAATTCCAACCGTCGTTAAACAGATACAGCATTTAATGGCCACTGAGCAGGGATCTTTGTTGGTTTTTCTTCCAGGCGTATCAGCCATAAAACAAGTGGCTGAAAAACTTAGCGATCTGGCCAGTGATGTGTCTCTTTTTCCGTTGTATGGTCAACTCACTTTCTCCGAGCAGCAAAAGGCAATAGCCCCCTTGAGTGGGAATTTGCGTAAAGTCGTATTGGCGACGAACATTGCAGAAACCTCACTCACTATTGAAGGGATCCGTTTGGTTTTGGATTGTGGCTTAGAGCGCGTTGCTAAGTTTGATCTTAAAACAGGGATCACTAAGTTAGAGCAAGTCAGAATAGCGCAGTCCTCCGCAGAGCAAAGAGCGGGGCGAGCAGGGCGATTAGAGCCTGGAATTTGTGTGCGGCTTTACAGTGAGGGGCACCTCAATCAACAGCCTGCGGTTCCTGTTGCTGAAATTATGCACTCGGATCTCTGTCCATTGGCGATGGAACTTGCACAATGGGGTGCGTATGAAGCCAATGAATTAAAGTGGCTCGATGCACCTCCTGACGTTGCGCTAGCACAAGCTCGGCAGTTGTTAGTATCGCTTGATCTCATGAATGATCAGCGTCAGTTAACGGCGCTGGGAAAACAGGCTCATCAATTTGGTTTGGAGCCAAGAATGGCAAGTATGTTGGTGAAATCCCTACAATGCGATGAGGCGTTATTCCAGACTGCCATAGCCGTTGCCGCCTTAATTGAAGAACCCGAGCGAAACACAGTAGATCTGCAAGACAGCCTTTATCGTTTAAAGCAAGGAAGCCACCAAAAAGCTCGAACCATTTTAAAGCGAGCAGAACAGCTGGCCGCTAAATGTCAGCAGCGCTTTTCTCTACCAAGGGTTGAAGAGCGTTTTGTCGCCATCGCTCTGAGCCTTGCCTTTCCCGATCGTGTTGCTCAAGCGCGTACCATCGGAAGCGGAAAATTCGTTCTTGCGAATGGTCACGGGGCTGAAGTGGATCAGGCGCACAGCTTGTCGGATAGCGAATATCTAGTGGCCATAGATTTAATGCGCAGTCAGCATAATGCGAGTCGAATCTTTTTAGCGGTAGAGCTTGATATCCGTTTATTACAGCAGCAATTCCCTTCGATGTTTGTAACCCAAGAAGTGGTCGAATGGAATGAAAATAAAGGCCGATTGATTGGCGAAGAACAAGTAAAGCTTGTGAATTTGGTGATCACTCGACAATCGCTGACTCAGCTAGATAAACAAAAAATGACCGAAGCATTACTTGGTTATGTAAAACAAAAAGGGCTTTCGGTATTAAATTGGTCGCAATCGGCTAACGATTTATTGGTTCGTATTCGCTGTGGCGCAGCTTGGTTACCGGATCTTTCGTGGCCTGAAATGGATGAAGCGAGCCTATTAAAGGAGCTTGATGTATGGCTGGCACCTTATATGGTTGGAGTGACTTCGTTAAAAGGTTTAAAGGGCATTGATCTGGTGCCGGTGTTATTGGCAAGACTCGGTTGGCCTTTGAGCAAAGAGATCGATCAGTACTTACCCGTTTCTCATCAGCTACCCACTGGAACCAAGAAAAGGATTCGTTATGAAGTGGGGTGTGAGCCGATATTGTCGGTCCGAATGCAAGAGATCTTTGGTGAGCACGATTCCCCAGTTATTGCCAATGGACAAAAGAAAATTGTTTTAGAACTCTTGTCTCCGGCTCAGCGTCCCTTGCAAGTGACTCAAGATTTGGCTTCTTTTTGGGCCGGTTCATACAAAGAAGTACAAAAAGAGATGAAGGGTCGATACCCCAAACACGTGTGGCCAGATGATCCTGCCAACCATGTCGCGACCAGAAAAACAAAACGGCACTTTAATTAA
- the acnB gene encoding bifunctional aconitate hydratase 2/2-methylisocitrate dehydratase, with protein sequence MLEAYRKHVAERAAEGVVPRPLNAEQVAGLVELLKNPPQGEEEFILDLLENRIPPGVDEAAYVKAGFLTAVTKGEVESPVVSRAKAAELLGTMQGGYNIESLVSLLDDAELAPIAVKALSHTLLMFDAFYDVEEKAQAGNTSAQQVLQSWADAEWFTSKEKVAEKITVKVFKVTGETNTDDLSPAPDAWSRPDIPVHAKAMLKMERDGITPDVQGSVGPIKQIEELQKDGIPLAYVGDVVGTGSSRKSATNSVLWFMGDDIPYVPNKRTGGVCLGGKIAPIFYNTMEDSGALPIELNVQDMNMGDVIDIFPYEGVVRKGDAEISSFKLSDVLLDEVRAGGRIPLIIGRGLTSRARTSLGLEETDLFAKPIDPSASNKGYTLAQKMVGKACGVEGVRAGQYCEPKMTTVGSQDTTGPMTRDELKDLACLGFSADLVMQSFCHTSAYPKPVDVNTHHTLPDFIMNRAGVSLRPGDGVIHSWLNRMLLPDTVGTGGDSHTRFPLGISFPAGSGLVAFAAATGVMPLDMPESILVRFKGEMQPGITLRDLVHAIPLYGIKQGLLTVEKAGKINEFSGRVLEIEGVEHLSVEQAFELSDASAERSAAGCTVKLSQESIEEYLNSNITMLKWMIAEGYGDVRTIERRIKAMQEWLANPELLSADSDAEYAHVIEIDLADIDQPILCAPNDPDDARLLSDVQGTEIQEVFIGSCMTNIGHFRAAGKMLEEFNGSLNTRLWVAPPTKMDKDQLTEEGYYGIFGRAGVRIETPGCSLCMGNQARVADKSTVMSTSTRNFPNRLGNGANVYLASAELSAVGAILGRIPTKEEYLEFAQKIDATAADTYRYLNFHKMGQYTEKADTVIFQEPA encoded by the coding sequence GTGCTTGAAGCCTACCGTAAACACGTCGCAGAGCGTGCTGCCGAAGGAGTTGTTCCTAGACCACTAAATGCTGAGCAGGTTGCTGGCCTAGTTGAACTTCTTAAAAATCCGCCCCAAGGTGAAGAAGAGTTCATTCTTGACCTATTAGAAAACAGAATTCCCCCAGGTGTTGATGAAGCGGCTTATGTAAAAGCTGGCTTTCTAACTGCTGTAACAAAAGGCGAAGTTGAGTCACCTGTTGTAAGCCGAGCAAAAGCGGCTGAGCTCCTTGGTACGATGCAAGGTGGCTATAACATCGAATCGTTAGTCTCCCTTCTCGACGATGCAGAACTGGCTCCTATTGCGGTGAAAGCACTGTCTCATACTCTATTGATGTTCGACGCGTTCTACGATGTAGAAGAAAAAGCGCAAGCAGGTAATACGTCTGCGCAGCAAGTGCTTCAATCTTGGGCTGATGCTGAGTGGTTCACATCAAAAGAAAAAGTAGCGGAAAAAATCACCGTTAAAGTCTTTAAAGTGACCGGTGAAACCAATACCGATGACTTGTCTCCAGCGCCTGATGCTTGGTCTCGTCCTGACATTCCAGTGCACGCAAAAGCGATGCTGAAGATGGAACGTGATGGCATCACTCCTGACGTACAGGGCAGTGTTGGTCCAATCAAGCAAATCGAAGAACTTCAGAAAGATGGTATTCCACTGGCTTACGTTGGTGATGTTGTTGGTACGGGTTCGTCTCGTAAATCTGCAACCAACTCAGTGCTTTGGTTTATGGGTGATGACATCCCTTACGTACCAAACAAGCGCACTGGTGGTGTTTGTCTAGGCGGTAAGATCGCACCTATCTTCTACAATACAATGGAAGATTCTGGTGCACTGCCGATTGAACTCAACGTACAAGACATGAACATGGGGGATGTCATTGATATCTTCCCTTATGAAGGTGTTGTTCGTAAAGGTGATGCAGAAATCTCAAGCTTTAAGCTAAGTGATGTATTGCTTGATGAAGTCCGTGCTGGTGGTCGTATTCCACTGATTATCGGTCGTGGTCTAACGAGCCGTGCTCGTACTTCTCTTGGTCTAGAAGAGACAGATCTGTTTGCTAAACCGATTGATCCTTCTGCTTCTAATAAAGGTTACACGTTAGCTCAGAAGATGGTTGGTAAAGCGTGTGGGGTTGAAGGCGTGCGTGCAGGCCAATACTGCGAACCTAAGATGACAACGGTCGGATCTCAAGATACAACCGGCCCAATGACGCGTGATGAGCTAAAAGATCTGGCTTGCCTTGGTTTCTCTGCAGACCTTGTTATGCAGTCTTTCTGTCATACCTCTGCATACCCTAAACCGGTCGATGTTAACACTCACCACACTCTGCCTGATTTCATCATGAACCGTGCTGGCGTATCGTTACGTCCGGGTGATGGTGTTATTCACTCGTGGCTAAACCGTATGCTTCTACCTGATACCGTCGGTACGGGTGGTGACTCACATACGCGTTTCCCTCTTGGTATTTCATTCCCAGCAGGTTCTGGTCTTGTTGCTTTCGCGGCAGCAACGGGTGTTATGCCACTTGATATGCCTGAATCAATTTTGGTTCGCTTTAAAGGTGAAATGCAACCTGGTATCACACTGCGTGACCTAGTACATGCCATTCCACTTTATGGCATCAAGCAAGGTCTATTGACGGTAGAAAAAGCAGGTAAAATCAACGAATTCTCTGGTCGCGTACTAGAAATTGAAGGCGTTGAGCACTTATCTGTTGAGCAAGCGTTTGAACTGTCAGATGCATCAGCAGAGCGTTCTGCGGCAGGTTGTACGGTTAAGCTTTCTCAGGAATCTATCGAAGAGTACTTAAACTCGAACATCACGATGCTTAAGTGGATGATCGCGGAAGGTTACGGTGATGTGCGAACTATTGAGCGTCGTATTAAGGCGATGCAAGAGTGGTTGGCTAACCCTGAATTGCTGTCTGCGGATTCTGATGCTGAATATGCGCATGTTATTGAGATTGACCTGGCTGATATTGACCAGCCTATCTTGTGTGCACCGAACGATCCTGATGATGCTCGTCTGCTGTCGGATGTTCAAGGCACAGAAATCCAAGAAGTGTTTATCGGTTCTTGTATGACGAACATTGGTCACTTCCGAGCGGCGGGTAAGATGCTAGAAGAGTTTAATGGCTCTTTGAATACCCGTTTATGGGTTGCACCACCAACGAAGATGGACAAAGATCAACTGACTGAAGAAGGCTACTATGGCATCTTCGGCCGAGCTGGGGTTCGTATTGAAACTCCGGGTTGTTCACTGTGTATGGGTAACCAGGCACGTGTTGCAGACAAGTCTACAGTGATGTCGACCTCAACGCGTAACTTCCCTAACCGTTTAGGTAATGGCGCTAATGTTTACCTTGCTTCGGCAGAGCTTTCAGCGGTTGGTGCGATTCTTGGTCGTATCCCAACAAAAGAAGAGTACCTAGAGTTCGCTCAGAAGATCGATGCCACAGCGGCAGACACTTATCGCTACTTGAACTTCCATAAAATGGGTCAGTACACTGAAAAAGCAGACACGGTTATTTTCCAAGAGCCTGCTTAA
- the mrcB gene encoding penicillin-binding protein 1B: protein MTDKKTPTKKSTTKKATSKKKPPAKKSAVGKATRKKKAVKQRSWLKLLWSFGWKASLAGLALLIFVGVYLDSVVKQKFEGQLFSLPTVVYARIMTITPGSSVSVKQLSNELDVLNYRKVRQPRHPGEYSSSSTKLEMIRRPFEFSDGPEPSRHVMVHFNDSGVDRIQSLEKSGNLGYLRMDPKMLGMLEKNTDEQRLFLRRDQFPEVMVDALLVTEDRNFYQHDGVSPVAIARAMVVNAKAGRTVQGGSTLTQQLSKNLFLSSDRTLWRKVREAYIALILDYRYSKDRILEAYLNEVYLGQSGGEAIHGFGLASRLYFGQPIDELRIDQLALLVGMVKGPSYYNPIRHPERAKTRRDLVLRLMMQQDILTAQQYDQAASRPLDIQDNPRIASRQPAYFQQVNIELKEKVGSAFQSQMGLRVFTSLDPVSQKELEKAIATKIPELAKKAGNSLEGAAVAVDRHSGEIRAMVGGKRTGYDGFNRALNASRQIGSLAKPAVYLTALEAPEQYNLATTLQDKPISLKGSKGNVWSPRNYDRQFRGEVPLYEALSKSLNVPTVQLGMKLGIPAVMDTLEKLGVDRSEIRPVPSMFLGSFTLTPFQVAQMYQTLTNSGKKAQLSALRSVLDQEGNVLYESIPRVQQRVSQQAAWLTTYAMKLAVVEGTGRYLHGQFSWAALAGKTGTSNDTRDSWFVGVDGREVTAIWLGRDDNQPTKLTGSSGALRVYSEYLTNRIPERLVLPWPQEISTIGFNKTQQGSLELECDSGFKLPLWDPKGIIRKNCESKPAGWLKKIFTW, encoded by the coding sequence ATGACGGATAAAAAGACCCCGACCAAGAAGTCAACGACCAAAAAGGCCACTTCAAAAAAGAAACCGCCAGCAAAGAAATCAGCTGTGGGCAAAGCGACGCGCAAGAAAAAGGCGGTGAAGCAACGGTCATGGCTAAAGTTGCTGTGGAGCTTTGGTTGGAAAGCGAGCCTAGCAGGGTTGGCTCTGCTGATTTTTGTCGGCGTGTATCTCGATAGCGTTGTAAAACAGAAATTTGAAGGACAGCTATTTAGTTTGCCTACGGTTGTGTACGCAAGGATTATGACCATCACGCCGGGATCGTCAGTATCGGTTAAGCAGTTAAGTAATGAACTGGATGTACTCAATTATCGTAAGGTGAGGCAGCCGCGACACCCTGGGGAATACTCTTCGTCGTCAACCAAATTAGAGATGATTCGTCGTCCATTTGAGTTTTCTGATGGGCCAGAGCCGTCACGCCACGTGATGGTGCATTTTAACGACAGTGGTGTGGATCGCATTCAATCTTTGGAGAAAAGTGGCAATTTAGGTTACCTGCGTATGGACCCTAAGATGTTAGGAATGTTAGAAAAAAACACCGATGAGCAAAGACTCTTTTTGAGACGGGATCAATTTCCAGAGGTGATGGTCGATGCTCTTCTTGTGACCGAAGATCGTAATTTCTATCAACATGATGGCGTCTCTCCTGTCGCGATTGCTCGAGCGATGGTGGTGAATGCTAAAGCCGGGCGGACGGTGCAAGGTGGCAGTACATTAACGCAGCAATTATCTAAAAACCTTTTTTTATCGAGCGACAGAACCTTATGGCGTAAAGTGAGAGAAGCGTATATCGCGCTGATTTTAGATTATCGCTACAGCAAAGATCGCATTTTAGAAGCGTACCTGAACGAGGTGTATCTTGGGCAAAGTGGCGGTGAAGCGATACATGGATTTGGCCTTGCTTCTCGTCTTTACTTTGGTCAACCCATTGATGAATTAAGAATCGATCAACTGGCACTGTTGGTCGGCATGGTCAAAGGTCCGTCGTATTACAACCCTATCCGCCATCCCGAACGAGCAAAAACGCGTCGAGACTTAGTGCTTAGGTTGATGATGCAACAGGATATTTTAACCGCACAGCAATACGATCAGGCGGCCAGTCGACCGTTAGATATTCAAGATAACCCTAGAATTGCGAGTCGTCAGCCAGCGTACTTTCAGCAAGTTAATATTGAGCTTAAAGAAAAAGTGGGCAGTGCCTTTCAGTCTCAAATGGGCTTACGGGTATTTACGTCACTCGATCCTGTGTCTCAGAAAGAGCTGGAAAAAGCGATAGCAACCAAAATTCCCGAACTGGCCAAAAAAGCCGGAAATTCATTGGAAGGTGCGGCCGTCGCGGTTGATCGTCATAGCGGAGAAATTCGAGCCATGGTGGGGGGGAAGCGAACGGGTTACGATGGTTTTAATCGCGCACTGAATGCCAGCCGTCAAATTGGTTCATTGGCTAAGCCTGCTGTGTATCTAACGGCTTTAGAAGCGCCTGAGCAATATAATCTAGCCACAACGCTCCAAGATAAGCCTATTAGCTTAAAAGGCAGTAAAGGCAATGTCTGGTCACCGAGAAACTATGATCGCCAGTTTAGAGGTGAAGTGCCACTGTATGAAGCGCTGTCTAAGTCTCTCAATGTTCCTACGGTTCAATTAGGCATGAAACTCGGTATTCCAGCCGTCATGGACACACTAGAAAAACTGGGTGTCGACCGCTCTGAAATTCGCCCTGTTCCATCGATGTTTTTGGGGTCGTTTACATTGACACCATTTCAAGTAGCGCAAATGTACCAAACCCTGACGAACTCTGGCAAAAAAGCGCAATTATCAGCACTGAGATCGGTGTTAGATCAGGAAGGGAATGTGCTTTATGAGTCGATTCCAAGGGTTCAGCAAAGAGTATCTCAGCAAGCGGCGTGGCTCACTACTTACGCCATGAAGTTGGCCGTTGTTGAAGGCACCGGAAGGTATTTACATGGGCAGTTTTCTTGGGCAGCGTTGGCTGGAAAAACCGGAACCAGTAACGATACTCGCGATAGCTGGTTTGTTGGTGTTGATGGCCGAGAAGTGACGGCGATTTGGTTGGGTCGAGATGACAATCAACCAACAAAACTGACTGGTTCAAGTGGGGCGCTGAGAGTGTACTCGGAGTATTTAACGAACCGTATTCCTGAGCGTCTCGTATTACCCTGGCCCCAAGAAATCAGTACGATTGGTTTTAATAAAACTCAGCAGGGTTCTTTAGAGCTTGAGTGTGATAGTGGCTTTAAATTACCCCTATGGGATCCTAAAGGTATCATCAGGAAAAACTGTGAAAGTAAACCCGCGGGATGGCTGAAAAAGATATTCACATGGTAG
- the sfsA gene encoding DNA/RNA nuclease SfsA encodes MHFNPPLESAVLLKRYKRFLADIQLPDESIRTIHCANTGAMTGCADAGNTVWYSTSDNLKRKYPNSWELTQTQRGDWICVNTAKANHLAVEAIQNNIIQELTGYDELKTEVKYGNENSRIDILLNSETKPKCYIEVKSVTLLDEDNDGQGYFPDSVTTRGQKHLRELTEMAKNGSRAVLLFTVLHSGIEKVSAALHIDANYSYLLNQAIEQGVEVLCYKAQISESGIKLISAVDFINNE; translated from the coding sequence ATGCATTTTAATCCACCTCTTGAATCAGCGGTTTTACTCAAGCGTTACAAGCGCTTCTTGGCTGACATTCAACTGCCAGATGAATCGATACGCACGATCCATTGCGCAAACACCGGTGCCATGACAGGCTGTGCTGATGCGGGTAACACCGTCTGGTATTCAACATCGGATAACTTAAAACGCAAGTACCCGAACAGTTGGGAACTCACTCAAACCCAGCGAGGTGATTGGATTTGTGTCAATACGGCTAAAGCGAACCATTTGGCGGTTGAAGCGATTCAAAATAACATCATTCAAGAGCTTACTGGTTACGATGAATTGAAAACAGAAGTGAAGTACGGCAACGAAAATAGTCGTATCGATATCTTGCTCAATTCAGAAACTAAGCCAAAATGCTATATAGAGGTAAAAAGCGTCACTTTATTGGATGAAGATAACGATGGGCAGGGCTACTTTCCTGACTCTGTGACCACACGTGGTCAGAAGCATTTGAGAGAGCTCACGGAAATGGCGAAAAATGGAAGCAGAGCAGTACTTTTATTCACTGTTTTACACTCAGGGATTGAAAAAGTATCAGCAGCACTCCATATAGACGCCAACTATTCATATTTACTAAACCAAGCAATAGAGCAAGGTGTCGAAGTCCTGTGCTACAAAGCTCAGATTTCTGAATCAGGAATCAAACTCATTTCTGCTGTTGATTTTATCAATAACGAGTAG